A region of the Melanotaenia boesemani isolate fMelBoe1 chromosome 6, fMelBoe1.pri, whole genome shotgun sequence genome:
ACTTCCCCCTTTACCACCGCACCATGAGGATGCGCGTGTTGATGCGCtcatgggaccagactgcagaccgctgtccaagttcaggagtAATTAATAATCTGTTTGTGTATAAAGCtatttttatatgatttgaAGCTCACCATGTGATTATTTATGATCAAGTCAACGCTTTAAAATTTAGGAAATTCATGCTTCACTGCACatctttatcattattttttataattattcatcattttgtcattctgttatttatttttccttgtctgTCTCATTGCTGTGTCTGTTTGCACACCAGTAAGTCACAACCTTATACAGGTACTATTGAGGTGTTTACCTATGCAAAGCAGGGCCGGCTGATCCATCCTTTTGGTCccccccctcccaaaaaaaaacGTATGTGGGTTTAATAAGCTCAGACTAATCTGGAAAAGACTAAAATTTATGTGATCACATTTTACTTCTGTCTCAGTTaatcagctaaataaataaagcagttcAAGATTTAAATCTGGTTTCTTTCAGTCTGTGGTCACAACGTGTAAGAATAGTTTCAATCTACTGATTACAGGGACATCTAGTGGACACTACATGAAGTTTTTTTGTTACTCTAATCGAGAGTAAAAGAAATATTGTAAACAGAGCAGAGCTGCATAAGTAAGGAGTTTGTTGTTGTGGAGTCTGTTTCATATTCTATCAGGTAAGTGGCAGGGGATCAtaatattaaaaagagaaaaaaaggaataaacaaaaaagatttcagAGACAACCATTAAACTtagtaattaaatattttatttagtccaAGTTTTAATTTATATGAGCCAATTAGTAATTGGACCCAAGGAAACCAACGGATTGCATCGAATCTTATCTTCAAtacaatcccccatcctgagcatgcacgtgggcgacagtggagaggaaacaaaactttctttcgaaagaaaaataaacctccagcagaaccaggctcagggagggcggccatctgcctcggCCGGTTGgggatggagaggacaggacaGAGAGACAAAACAAGCACCATGAGGCTGAGTCAGGATACCTGGCGAGGGAAAAAAGCACAAGTTATACTGTCATAACACACAATATACATGTATACTTATAAAGGTAAGCCAGGGTtacctgctgagagagaaaaGGATAAGCACAAGTTAATagcaataataatgtcataatGACATTGTTATTGCCATTGCACGTTgttacagacacacaaacaatgtCATAGCACACTAGATACATACacagggctgtcaaatgattaaaattattggttagattaatcacagcttatatatatgtgtgtgtgtgtgtgtgtgtgtgtgtgtgctgtgtagtgtgtagtgtgtagtgGTGTAGTTGTCTGTTTTTTACATTCTGGGCTTGAATCCTCTTCCATGTCCGAGAGATTATCCTCCTTGTGCTGGTCTCTCCTCTCAGTCCTGCATTTGGATCCTTTCTCCATGTATCACAAAAAtcttcttgtttgttgttgttatagttgtttttttattttcattttatggtcTATTCTCTGTtcttttaggtgtttttttccattgtttgcttttgtttgtttgttttttattatttgtgctttcctcctctgttttagccactctgtttttctgtttgtttgttttgtttgtttttatgatctctgtgttttgctttgtttttcttagagttctgttatgttttttacaTTCTGGGCTTGAATCCTCTTCCATGTCTGAGAGATTATCCTCCTTGTGCTGGTCTCTCATCTCAGTCCTGCATTTGGATCCTACCTGCCAGGGTCTCtggttttgattgattgattgttctgttttctgtttttcttgtcttattttgtaggtttttccttgtgttttctgttttgattcCTTCTTCCTGTCATTAATGCACCTGCTTTGTTTCAGCTAACTCACTTagcctgtttgtttgttgtccttTGTCTATTTCAACTCGTTGCTCGTTGAtcttttaggttttgttttgttttgttaaattgatatttttttgtgtgttttattctaCTCTAACATTTTCTGGTTACTGTATGGGCTACTTATCATCCCGTGTACTCTGACATTGTACAGACAGGTGTACTCCGGCTTGCCCCAGTTGCTGTTCACCTTTAACTTTACTAAACTAAACATGTCCTCGCTATGGTCCTGTGggacaaaaaagacaaatgagtgTTAGTGTCAGTGTGATGTGTAAatagaagaggaaaataaagcaaTAGATTAGATACATTTTATGTATGCACATGCTCACATGCATGATAGCATAGCTTTATAATTACCtctgttttaaaagtttggAACTGGTCTCCATCATTATCATATGTAAAGGTTCCAAGAAGAGTTCCCTCATCTTCTACTGTTTTCTTTCCCTGGAAGATAAAAGATATACTTCTGGTTAacactttgttttctgtgtatcTGTTAAGTTAAAAAAGGGTTAGGCAGGATTCTGGTATTAAAGTAATGAAGAAACTGGTGACTTACATAGACAGAAAACTCTTTAGGTGCACTTGGTGTCGTGCCAGATGGAGACACCGACTTCAATATGTGACCGAGTGTCACATGGCTGATGGGAACTTTGTGAGACAGGTTAATAGTAATGTGTCCTTGCTGACCAGCAAAGGACCAGCAGTTTCCAGGAAGCAGTTCTGATGATCcctgaacagaaaaagaaattatggtTAGTTGGTAAGTctaatgtatataaaaaaaactgttagatTTAGTTGAATAATCACTCATCATTATGTTTTCTGAATGTAGTACATACCTGTATGACAACTCCTGGAGAAACTAATTTGCATGTTCGAAAAAGTTTGCAGAAAAATGGCCTCTTCCAATTGTATGATGCTGAGGTCCTGCCAGATACAACGTTTGCTCCTGCAcgcaaaacatacaaataaagttagttAGTAACAAATTATTGCTGTGTGATATATATAAAGTTCCACGTTGTGTTTGATAATGATGACTTACCTAGTGATGCCAGAGCAACATTTGGCAGAAATTCTGCTTTTGGTTCTTTCCACTTTAACTTAAAATTCTCCTTGTGCATGATTTGAAAACATGGTTGTTCAGTATACTGTTCGGGGCGATATATGCTCATTGCACTAATCAGAAATGCAAGTCCTAGTGGAGGAAATATAAAATGATAAGGTTAgtgacataatttaaaaaaataaacatgatacAAAACTATCAAATAGTGGTTGCTGAATAACTTTAGAGAGAGGTGATTACTTACCAACACTGAAgattattaaaaatacatataacaCAGAAAGtagcagttttattttactgcactCTTCTTCTGCATCAAAAGTGTTGCAGACGGGGAACTCGTCTTCTACAGGAGATATCATCTCCTCCGGGACTTGAGGACGAACTCTTCGCCTTTTACGTGATCTGAATGTGACAAATATAACTTAGGTTAGTTACAagttttaaagctgttacatagAAAACCAAATAACAGTGCTGGAAAAAAGATTATGCATATTACTACTTTAACGTACCTCCAAGGTGTCTCTTTGTAATTTATGGTTGGTATACCATTACTATCATAATATCCAAGGGATGCCAGTCTAGAGCTTCTTCGTGACATGACTGTaattcaaaagagaaaaatggagaaatggTTAGTgacacaaagtaaataaattaattgcttttttcctcatctttaaCCTAATATCAAAAACAACTCAGCAGATAGATAGTTTTACAATAAGACAGTTTTTTTAAGTTCTGTGTCTAAACTATTTTGATTTTTGTCATCACTATACGATAACAAAACATTACAATATGATTTTACATTTAGTCAAACATGAAAGTGACTGAAATTCAAGGTCTTGTATGTTCTTCAAATCTTTTGCAAGCTAAATGTAATATGTATTCCCATGTCATGGCAAGAAGAAATTGTAAATTTTCAGCTACAATGACTGTTAAGCTTGTAGTTATTAACAGGGAGTCAGAAGGGTTTATCAACTTTTTAGTTTGTGTAAAGCTTTAATCAAACAAGCAGCCTAACTTAAAACTGCACTTGAAAACAAGTGCAATTTTAAGTTTATGTTCGTGCAAAGCTGGAGGGATTTGCACGAAcataaacaaaattatattggcaaaaaacaatttaaactctTATTGCTACTGTATAAATAACTGTGAAAATGACTTACTTTGTTATAACTTGAAATAATCCTGAAATCGATGCTGAACAGAGAAACGTTTTTCCCAAAGTTTCTGAGTTTTTAGCAGAATGTCAAAAACAGAATGTCAGGTTTAGAATCCTCTGCCTTGTTACATCATCAAAGAACAAATCGAACGTTACGCCCATTAGTACATGCATGTGCACGTGTATGCGCACAGACGACGCATGCGCTTGCTCATGCACACTTATGTCCCCCACTCCGTAGGGACGCTCGCAGGGAAGGAGACGTTGCCTCTTTACCAACAGCTAAAGATGGAGATAAAACTTCTGATGAAGAAGttaaaaacgtttttttttgttgttgttgttgttgttttattattattattatttttatttttttatttttttatttttttattttttttttgggggggggggaccatGTAAATGCTATTAAAACAATGTCAGGGGTCGACAGTCACGAATATACATTAGCTACAGTTACACTGTATGCAGGGCACGAATTTTACCAAGCTTTTAGAGGAGCCTTTGGGCGTGCACCGTGATGTGCATGcgcatatatattagtgcacgtagcgcagtcaaaaatatggttacttaaaaaaataaataaataatacacatatatatgttgCTACTGTatacagcttgtttaatcagtaAGTGGGatggaaagttcttttaacaaccacaaaagaaagcatataaagtgtttttgtatCGACGCTCACAGCACGCTACAAGCAACGCTGCTGTCCACTGTGCTGGATCACATTTGGaggatttaataataaaataaaataaataattaaataaaccacAAATCTGACAAATGAATGCTATTCTGCTCAAGACACATCAGGAACCTTTTTGAAAAATTCCGTGTAACCTGAAAGTGAATTATTTTTAGGGCTCCCTCtcaaagtatcagctgaatgtctttaggggagctcctgtgTCTTTCAAGGGAGCAGAGCTCCACTTAGCTCCCCTGTAATTCGAACCCTGGAAAAAGGTGACTCATTTATGTTGCAAATGTCTTTTGTACAAACGGACATTTGCAGAATTACAAGTTTTTAAGTGTAAAACAACTCTTTGTTTCCAGAATACT
Encoded here:
- the LOC121641132 gene encoding SUN domain-containing protein 3-like isoform X2 encodes the protein MSRRSSRLASLGYYDSNGIPTINYKETPWRSRKRRRVRPQVPEEMISPVEDEFPVCNTFDAEEECSKIKLLLSVLYVFLIIFSVGLAFLISAMSIYRPEQYTEQPCFQIMHKENFKLKWKEPKAEFLPNVALASLGANVVSGRTSASYNWKRPFFCKLFRTCKLVSPGVVIQGSSELLPGNCWSFAGQQGHITINLSHKVPISHVTLGHILKSVSPSGTTPSAPKEFSVYGKKTVEDEGTLLGTFTYDNDGDQFQTFKTEDHSEDMFSLVKLKVNSNWGKPEYTCLYNVRVHGMISSPYSNQKMLE
- the LOC121641132 gene encoding SUN domain-containing protein 3-like isoform X1 encodes the protein MMSAERFKFMSRRSSRLASLGYYDSNGIPTINYKETPWRSRKRRRVRPQVPEEMISPVEDEFPVCNTFDAEEECSKIKLLLSVLYVFLIIFSVGLAFLISAMSIYRPEQYTEQPCFQIMHKENFKLKWKEPKAEFLPNVALASLGANVVSGRTSASYNWKRPFFCKLFRTCKLVSPGVVIQGSSELLPGNCWSFAGQQGHITINLSHKVPISHVTLGHILKSVSPSGTTPSAPKEFSVYGKKTVEDEGTLLGTFTYDNDGDQFQTFKTEDHSEDMFSLVKLKVNSNWGKPEYTCLYNVRVHGMISSPYSNQKMLE